The proteins below are encoded in one region of Halichoerus grypus chromosome X, mHalGry1.hap1.1, whole genome shotgun sequence:
- the POU3F4 gene encoding POU domain, class 3, transcription factor 4: MATAASNPYSILSSSSLVHADSSGMQQGSPFRNPQKLLQSDYLQGVPSNGHPLGHHWVTSLGDGGPWSSTLATNPLDQQDVKPGREDLQLGAIIHHRSPHVAHHSPHTNHPNAWGASPAPNPSITSSGQPLNVYSQPGFTVSGMLEHGGLTPPPTSASAQSLHPVLRDPADHSDLGSHHCQDHSDEETPTSDELEQFAKQFKQRRIKLGFTQADVGLALGTLYGNVFSQTTICRFEALQLSFKNMCKLKPLLNKWLEEADSSTGSPTSIDKIAAQGRKRKKRTSIEVSVKGVLETHFLKCPKPAAQEISSLADSLQLEKEVVRVWFCNRRQKEKRMTPPGDQQPHEVYSHTVKTDTSCHDL, translated from the coding sequence ATGGCCACAGCTGCCTCGAATCCCTACAGCATTCTCAGTTCTAGCTCCCTAGTCCATGCGGACTCTTCGGGCATGCAGCAGGGGAGTCCCTTCCGAAACCCTCAGAAACTTCTCCAAAGTGATTACTTGCAGGGAGTTCCTAGCAATGGGCATCCTCTCGGTCATCACTGGGTGACCAGTCTGGGCGATGGAGGCCCATGGTCTTCCACACTGGCCACCAACCCCCTGGACCAGCAGGACGTGAAGCCCGGGCGCGAAGACCTACAGCTGGGTGCGATCATCCATCACCGCTCACCGCACGTCGCCCACCACTCTCCGCACACTAACCATCCGAATGCCTGGGGGGCTAGCCCGGCTCCGAACCCGTCCATCACGTCCAGCGGCCAACCCCTTAACGTGTACTCGCAGCCTGGCTTCACAGTGAGCGGCATGCTGGAGCACGGAGGGCTCACCCCACCGCCAACCTCTGCCTCTGCACAGAGTCTACACCCCGTGCTCCGGGATCCCGCAGACCACAGCGACCTAGGTTCGCACCACTGCCAGGACCACTCAGACGAGGAGACACCAACCTCGGATGAGTTGGAACAGTTCGCCAAACAGTTCAAACAAAGAAGAATCAAGTTGGGCTTCACACAGGCCGACGTGGGGCTGGCGCTGGGCACACTGTACGGCAACGTGTTCTCACAGACCACTATCTGCAGGTTCGAGGCCTTGCAGCTGAGCTTCAAGAACATGTGCAAGCTGAAGCCGCTGCTGAACAAGTGGCTGGAGGAGGCTGATTCGTCAACAGGGAGCCCGACCAGCATTGACAAAATCGCCGCTCAGGGCCGCAAGCGCAAGAAGCGAACCTCCATCGAGGTGAGTGTCAAGGGCGTACTGGAAACGCATTTCCTCAAGTGTCCCAAGCCTGCCGCGCAGGAGATTTCCTCGCTGGCAGACAGCCTCCAGTTGGAGAAAGAAGTAGTGCGTGTCTGGTTCTGTAAtcgaagacagaaagagaaaagaatgactCCACCAGGGGATCAGCAGCCACATGAGGTTTATTCGCACACCGTGAAAACAGACACGTCCTGCCACGATCTCTGA